The Aethina tumida isolate Nest 87 chromosome 5, icAetTumi1.1, whole genome shotgun sequence genomic sequence CTGCAATTGCCGTCGTATTCGATAACATACAAAGAGCCCTATGTACTTTGGCCAAATCACCACCTGGTACAACAGTGGGAGGCTGATAGTTGATTCCCACTTTAAAACCTGTAGGACTCCAATCCACGAACTGAATGGAACGTCTACTATTCTTTATTGACGTTATTGCCGTCGTGACGGATTGAGGAACGACGTCTCCTCTATATAACAGGCAACACGCCATGTACTTCCCCCTATTGGGGTTGCACTTTATCATTTGATTTGCTGGCTCGAAACAAGCGTTGGTAATTTCTGCCACGCTCATTTGCTCATGGTAAGCTTTTTCCGCCGAAATAATAGGGGCGTAAGTCGCCAACGGAAAATGAATGCGCGGGTAAGGCACCAAATTGGTTTGGAACTCGACGAGATCCACATTCAAGGAGCCCTCGAATCGCAACGAGGCGGTAATGGAGGACACAATCTGGCCGAGCAACCTATTCAAGTTTGTGTATGTGGGTCGTTCAAGGTCCAAACTCCTTCGGCATATCTCAAATACGGCTTCGTTATCCACCAGAAAGGCGCAATCCGAATGGTCTAAAGTCCCGTGAGTGGTCAACACGGCGTTGTAAGGTTCGACTACTGCATTAGATAAATGTGGAGATGGGAAAATGCCAAACTCCAGCTGGGATTTTTTACCATAGTCTAGAGACAGACGTTCCATCAGCATCGGCGTGAATCCCGAGCCGGTACCACCGCCGTACGACCGGAAAATAAAGAACCCTTGAAGACCTGTACAGTGGTCCGCCTGTCTCCTTATCCTGTCCATCACCGAATCGATGATATCCTTGCCGACACTGTAGTGGCCTCTTGCGTAGTTATTCGCAGCATCCTCCTGGCCGGTGATGAGCTGCTCAGGATGGAATAACTGACGATAGGATCCCGTTCTTACTTCATCCACTACCGTCGGCTCTAGATCAACAAAAACAACCCGTGGCACGTGTTTTCCCGACTCCGTTTCATTAAAGAAGGTGTTGTAGCTGTCGTCTGCTACTACTGGTTCAGATATGAAGTGGCCGTCCGGCTGGATTCCATGCTCTAAGCAGTATAATTCCCAGCAGGCATTGCCCATCTGGACCCCGGCCTGACCTACGTGAATTGAAATGCATTCGGGCTAaaagcaaaattattttttatttctttaaaattctattttataatcattaccATTTTTACTAAACTGAATtgctgaattaattaatgcggATTAGAATATTTGCTCATTTAATCGTAACCTAGGTAACCgagatcatttttttattttcacgtTGACTTgactattttttcatttaaaataatatttatttatattgacaaCCGAAAAATcctattacataaaataaacataaattgtgCAGATCTGGTTTTGTAAACATTACAGAACAGGTTTTAAATCAACGTTACTCACgcttttgtttacttttaataattaaaacatcacatttttcaaaaacaaaagatggaaacaaaatgattttgttGATCAAAAAACAGTTGCGCACACAAAACATTTCGGTTCTCCTAGACaacattatttcaaaaattactaaGAATCTGATACGCTGCATCACTGGCTTTTAGATTCGACCCATCCACTCATTTCATTTCCTCGTAAAGAAAGCCATTAAAAGATCATAAAGCATGGTACGTATTTCCCTTacgaaacaaaatcaattaatctgTTTTTCTGTAGCGTGAATGTATATCTGTGCACGTCGGCCAAGCCGGAGTCCAAATAGGCAACGCCTGTTGGGAATTGTATTGCTTAGAGCATGGAATCCAGCCGGACGGCCAGATGCCGTCCGAAAAAACGGTGGGAGGAGGAGACGACAGCTTCAACACATTTTTCAGCGAGACGGGTGCGGGAAAACACGTGCCCAGAGcagtttttattgatttagaacCCACAGTAGTGGACGAAGTAAGAACGGGAACCTATCGTCAACTATTCCATCCCGAGCAACTGATCACGGGCAAGGAGGATGCCGCCAACAACTACGCGAGGGGACACTACAGCATTGGCAAGGAGATTGTGGATTTGGTGATGGACAGGATAAGGAAACTGGCGGACCAATGCACAGGTTTGCAAGGTTTCTTCATCTTCCACTCGTTTGGCGGCGGTACCGGCTCGGGATTCACGTCCCTGCTGATGGAACGTCTGTCCGTCGACTACGGTAAAAAGTCCAAGCTGGAGTTTGCAATCTATCCGGCCCCACAGATATCCACCGCCGTGGTGGAGCCGTACAACGCCATCTTGACCACACATACGACCTTGGAACATTCAGATTGCGCCTTCCTGGTGGACAACGAAGCCATCTACGACATT encodes the following:
- the LOC109596198 gene encoding tubulin alpha-1D chain, producing MPECISIHVGQAGVQMGNACWELYCLEHGIQPDGHFISEPVVADDSYNTFFNETESGKHVPRVVFVDLEPTVVDEVRTGSYRQLFHPEQLITGQEDAANNYARGHYSVGKDIIDSVMDRIRRQADHCTGLQGFFIFRSYGGGTGSGFTPMLMERLSLDYGKKSQLEFGIFPSPHLSNAVVEPYNAVLTTHGTLDHSDCAFLVDNEAVFEICRRSLDLERPTYTNLNRLLGQIVSSITASLRFEGSLNVDLVEFQTNLVPYPRIHFPLATYAPIISAEKAYHEQMSVAEITNACFEPANQMIKCNPNRGKYMACCLLYRGDVVPQSVTTAITSIKNSRRSIQFVDWSPTGFKVGINYQPPTVVPGGDLAKVHRALCMLSNTTAIAESFATLNCKFDLMYAKRAFVHWYVGEGMEEGEFAEAREDLAALEKDFEEIGMDPCAGECEEPS